A single window of Mugil cephalus isolate CIBA_MC_2020 chromosome 1, CIBA_Mcephalus_1.1, whole genome shotgun sequence DNA harbors:
- the chd3 gene encoding chromodomain-helicase-DNA-binding protein 3 isoform X3, whose translation MSSPLRSCEEDEGMVVNSEGGDFDEEDDDGDLDENASDINSPAAPRETATAAAPEEEADISDREVPCRKKGRPKKKKDAKKKDKEGKPAKAKKRKKIDSDVERDSDRERDYGENSDSIASDYGSGEKKKKKKHKERKEKKTKRKKKDDGDRDSSQEETTKQPIEQKTSAQLAKEWGLEDVDHTFTEEDYRELTNYKAFSQFMRPMIAKKNPKIPMSKMMTILGAKWREFSSNNPFKGNAAAVAAAAAAAAIAVAEQVSAATASPEPPLQPPPIRKAKTKEGKGPGYKKRSKSPRVPDKKKALAKAKKMAPIRIKLSPIGAKRKKSCSSEDMDEDESEQEDSSVHSSSVRSDSSGRVKKNKRGRPAKKKKKIPGEEEGDGYETDHQDYCEVCQQGGEIILCDTCPRAYHLVCLEPELDKAPEGKWSCPHCEKEGIQWEAKDEDFEDFEEDSEDRVISEVSVGISTGAEEEEDDHMEFCRVCKDGGELLCCDTCTSSYHIHCLNPPLPEIPNGEWLCPRCKCPPIKGRVQKILHWRWGEPPTPIPVPPAPDAPPDAPPPPPMKGRAEREFFVKLTGQSYWHCTWITELQLEIFHSVMYRNYQRKTDMDEPPSLDYGSGGEDENGVGKSEKRRAKDPQYAILEDKYYKYGIKPEWMMIHRIINHSVDKKGTYHYLVKWRDLTYDQCTWERDDLDIPDFAIYKASYWRHRDSIMKEDPDKPKKMRSKNSEGEDESPASPVTDPTIKYEEQPDFVTSTGGTLHLYQLEGLNWLRFSWAQGTDTILADEMGLGKTIQTIVFLYSLFKEGHTKGPFLVSAPLSTIINWEREFEMWAPDFYVVTYTGDKDSRAIIRENEFSFDDTAVKGGKKTFKLRREAPIKFHVLLTSYELVTIDQTALKSIDWACLVVDEAHRLKNNQSKFFRRLNDYKIDHKLLLTGTPLQNNLEELFHLLNFLTPNRFNNLEGFLEEFADISKEDQIKKLHDLLGPHMLRRLKADVFKNMPAKTELIVRVELSPMQKKYYKLILTKNFEALNSKGGGNQVSLLNIMMDLKKCCNHPYLFPVASMEAQKTPSGAYEGSALTKASGKLTLLQKMLRKLKDQGHRVLVFSQMTKMLDLLEDFLDYEGYKYERIDGGITGALRQEAIDRFNAPGACQFCFLLSTRAGGLGINLATADTVIIFDSDWNPHNDIQAFSRAHRIGQANKVMIYRFVTRASVEERITQVAKRKMMLTHLVVRPGLGSKAGSMTKQELDDILKFGTEELFKDEGEGMKNSSGDKVEDEGNVIHYDSTAIERLLDRSQDATDDSDVQNMNEYLSSFKVAQYMVREEDKIEEIEREIIKQEENVDPDYWEKLLRHHYEQQQEDLASKLGKGKRNRKPVNYNDAAQEDQEWHADISDNQSEYSVGSEEEDEDFDDRPEGRRQSRRQLRNEKDKPLPPLLARVGGNLEVLGFNTRQRKAFLNAVMRWGMPSQDAFSSQWLVRDLRGKTEKEFKAYVSLFMRHLCEPVADGAETFADGVPREGLCRQPVLTRIGVMSLVKKKIQEFEHINGRWSLPELKPEVSVDKSSSRASSPAVKTATPTPDASYNNTPCTSKPATPAPAEKLEKNGKEGEKEEDKEEVEAPLEKERDKEKEEGKEVDGGKTGDPEELSSSTKETSQSASPGQRSEGKEDGDLKEGEKKEASDAPAAAAEETKAQEESKEEAKQPSKQEEVKEERSEGEKAGGEKEEASAATEATDAKEKTEVTDVKKEEVKGEKDAGKEVKAAKEEAPKGNGKPPTERPRFMFNIADGGFTELHTLWQNEERAAISSGKMNEIWHRRHDFWLLAGIVIHGYARWQDIQNDPQFAIVNEPFKSQANKGNFLEMKNKFLARRFKLLEQALVIEEQLRRAAYLNMTQDPSHPAMALNARFAEVECLAESHQHLSKESLAGNKPANAVLHKVLNQLEELLSDMKADVTRLPATLSRVPPIAARLQMSERSILSRLASKGTETHTPPPIPPGPYATPQNYGAPFTPAPPSALHMGGANYSQMPPGSFISVLNGPPMSVKKEREAELLVNRREQRSGEVICIDD comes from the exons atgtcctctcctctccggtcCTGTGAGGAAGACGAGGGCATGGTGGTTAATTCCGAGGGAGGAGATTTTgatgaagaagacgacgacgGAGACCTAGACGAGAACGCAAGCGACATAAACTCGCCGGCGGCGCCTCGGGAAACTGCAACGGCAGCCGCGCCAG aggAAGAGGCGGACATATCAGACAGAGAGGTCCCGTGCAGGAAGAAAGGCCggccgaagaagaagaaggatgcgAAGAAGAAGGATAAAGAGGGGAAACCCGCAAAAGCCAAGAAACGCAAGAAGATC GACAGTGACGTAGAGAGGGACTCCGACAGGGAAAGAGACTACGGGGAGAACTCGGACAGCATAGCCAGCGATTATGGCTCCggcgagaagaagaaaaagaagaaacataaagaaaggaaggagaagaaaaccaagaggaagaaaaaagacgACGGGGACCGAGACAGCAGCCAGGAGGAAACGACGAAG CAACCCATAGAGCAGAAGACCTCGGCGCAGCTGGCGAAGGAGTGGGGTCTGGAGGATGTTGATCATACCTTCACAGAGGAGGACTACAGGGAGCTCACCAACTACAAAGCGTTCAGCCAGTTTATGAG GCCAATGATTGCCAAGAAGAACCCTAAGATCCCAATGTCAAAGATGATGACCATCCTCGGGGCCAAGTGGAGGGAGTTCAGCTCTAACAACCCCTTCAAAGGCAACGCCGCTGCCGTCGCGGcggccgccgctgccgccgccatCGCTGTTGCCGAGCAGGTCTCTGCAGCGACCGCCTCGCCCGAGCCCCCGCTCCAGCCGCCGCCGATCAGAAAGGCCAAGACGAAAGAGGGCAAAG GTCCAGGCTATAAGAAGCGCAGTAAAAGTCCTCGAGTTCCAGACAAAAAGAAGGCTCTAGCCAAGGCTAAAAAGATGGCGCCCATTCGTATTAAGCTATCGCCTATAGGCGCTAAGAGGAAGAAGAGCTGCTCG AGCGAGGACATGGACGAGGACGAGTCGGAGCAGGAGGACTCCAGCGTTCACAGCTCCTCGGTTCGCTCTGACAGCTCTGGCAGGGTGAAGAAGAACAAGCGAGGACGGCctgccaagaagaagaagaaaa TCCCAGGCGAGGAGGAAGGGGACGGCTACGAGACGGACCACCAGGACTACTGCGAGGTCTGCCAGCAGGGCGGGGAGATCATCCTGTGCGACACCTGCCCCCGGGCGTACCACCTCGTCTGCCTCGAGCCCGAGCTGGACAAGGCCCCCGAGGGCAAGTGGAGCTGCCCCCACTGC GAAAAAGAAGGAATCCAGTGGGAAGCAAAAGACGAGGACTTTGAGGATTTCGAGGAGGACAGCGAGGACCGGGTGATATCCGAGGTGAGTGTGGGCATCTCCACcggggcggaggaggaggaggacgaccaCATGGAGTTCTGCCGGGTGTGCAAAGACGGCGGCGAACTGCTGTGCTGCGacacctgcacctcctcctACCACATCCACTGTCTGAACCCGCCGCTGCCCGAGATCCCCAACGGAGAGTGGCTGTGTCCGAGATGCAAG TGTCCGCCAATCAAAGGACGCGTCCAGAAGATCCTCCACTGGCGATGGGGGGAGCCTCCCACTCCCATTCCCGTCCCTCCGGCTCCTGACGCTCCACCCGACGCTCCGCCGCCTCCGCCCATGAAAGGCAGAGCCGAGAGGGAGTTCTTCGTCAAGCTGACGGGCCAGTCCTACTGGCACTGCACCTGGATCACCGAGCTGCag CTGGAGATCTTCCACTCGGTGATGTACAGGAACTACCAGAGGAAGACGGACATGGACGAGCCTCCCAGCCTGGACTACGGGTCGGGCGGCGAGGACGAGAACGGCGTGGGGAAGAGTGAGAAGAGGAGGGCCAAAGACCCGCAGTATGCCATCCTGGAGGACAAGTACTACAAATATGGCATCAAGCCTGAGTGGATGATGATCCACCGCATCATCAACCACAG TGTGGATAAGAAGGGGACGTATCATTACCTGGTCAAGTGGAGAGACCTCACCTACGACCAGTGTACCTGGGAGAGGGACGACCTGGATATCCCCGACTTTGCAATTTATAAGGCCAGTTACTGGAGACACAG GGACAGCATCATGAAGGAGGACCCAGACAAACCCAAGAAGATGAGGAGCAAGAACTCGGAGGGTGAAGATGAGTCTCCTGCCTCACCCGTCACTGAT CCGACAATAAAATACGAGGAGCAGCCAGACTTTGTCACGTCGACGGGTGGCACGCTGCATCTGTACCAGCTCGAGGGCCTCAACTGGCTTCGCTTTTCCTGGGCTCAGGGCACTGACACTATCCTGGCAGACGAGATGGGCCTGGGCAAGACCATCCAAACCATTGTCTTCCTCTATTCGCTCTTTAAAGAG GGTCACACTAAAGGTCCGTTCCTGGTCAGCGCTCCGCTCTCCACCATCATCAACTGGGAGCGGGAGTTTGAGATGTGGGCGCCCGACTTCTACGTGGTGACGTACACGGGGGACAAGGACAGCCGAGCCATCATCCGGGAGAACGAGTTCTCTTTCGACGACACGGCCGTTAAAGGTGGAAAGAAGACCTTCAAactgagg CGAGAGGCTCCCATTAAATTCCACGTGCTGCTGACCTCCTATGAGTTGGTGACCATTGATCAGACGGCGCTGAAGTCTATCGACTGGGCCTGTCTGGTGGTGGATGAGGCCCACCGCCTTAAGAACAACCAGTCTAAG TTTTTCAGACGTCTGAATGACTATAAGATCGACCACAAGCTCCTGCTGACAGGAACTCCTCTACAGAACAACCTGGAGGAGCTGTTTCACCTGCTCAACTTCCTCACGCCCAATCGCTTCAA tAACCTTGAGGGCTTTCTGGAAGAGTTTGCCGACATCTCCAAGGAGGACCAGATCAAGAAGCTCCACGACCTGCTGGGGCCTCACATGCTTCGGAGGCTGAAGGCCGACGTCTTCAAGAACATGCCCGCCAAGACTGAGCTGATCGTCAGAGTGGAGCTGAGTCCTATGCAGAA GAAATACTACAAGCTGATTCTGACCAAGAACTTCGAGGCTTTGAACTCAAAAGGTGGAGGAAATCAGGTCTCCCTGCTCAACATTATGATGGATTTAAAGAAGTGCTGCAACCACCCCTACCTCTTCCCCGTCGCCTCCATG gaaGCTCAGAAAACCCCCAGCGGTGCTTACGAGGGCTCCGCCCTCACTAAGGCCTCTGGGAAATTGACGCTGTTGCAAAAGATGCTGAGGAAACTGAAAGATCAAGGGCACCGAGTGCTGGTCTTCTCACAG ATGACTAAAATGCTGGATTTACTAGAAGATTTTCTGGACTATGAAGGTTACAAATATGAGAGAATCGACGGAGGCATCACGGGAGCACTGAGACAAGAGGCCATCGACCGCTTCAACG CTCCTGGTGCTTGCCAGTTTTGTTTCTTGCTCTCCACCAGAGCAGGAGGTTTAGGCATCAACTTGGCCACAGCGGACACCGTCATCATTTTCGACTCTGACTGGAACCCCCACAATGACATTCAG GCGTTCAGTCGAGCTCACCGTATCGGCCAGGCCAATAAGGTTATGATCTACCGCTTCGTGACGCGAGCCAGCGTGGAGGAGCGCATCACCCAGGTGGCCAAGAGGAAGATGATGCTGACTCACCTGGTGGTGCGGCCAGGTCTGGGATCCAAGGCCGGCTCCATGACCAAGCAGGAGCTGGATGACATCCTCAAGTTTGGAACAGAGGAGCTCTTCAAGGACGAGGGCGAAG GTATGAAGAACAGTTCGGGGGATAAAGTTGAGGACGAGGGCAACGTCATCCACTACGACAGCACCGCCATCGAGAGGCTGCTGGACCGAAGCCAGGACGCCACCGACGACTCGGACGTCCAGAACATGAACGAGTACCTCAGCTCCTTCAAGGTGGCCCAGTACATGGTCCGAGAGGAGGACAAG ATCGAGGAGATCGAGCGGGAGATCATCAAACAGGAGGAGAACGTGGACCCGGATTATTGGGAGAAACTGTTGCGGCATCACTACGAGCAGCAGCAAGAGGATCTGGCAAGCAAACTGGGGAAAGGCAAGAGGAACCGCAAGCCTGTCAACTACAACGACGCCGCACAGGAAGACCAAG AGTGGCATGCTGACATTTCAGATAACCAGTCCGAGTATTCGGTGGGAtccgaggaggaggacgaggacttTGATGATCGGCCAGAAG GCCGAAGGCAGTCGCGTCGCCAGCTGAGGAACGAGAAGGATAaacctctgcctcctcttctgGCCAGAGTGGGAGGCAACCTTGAG GTGCTGGGCTTTAACACACGCCAGCGCAAAGCCTTCCTGAACGCAGTGATGCGATGGGGGATGCCGTCCCAGGACGCGTTCTCCTCTCAGTGGCTCGTTAGAGACCTCAGGGGAAAGACCGAGAAAGAATTCAA agcTTACGTGTCCCTCTTCATGCGCCACCTGTGCGAGCCGGTCGCCGACGGGGCCGAGACGTTCGCCGACGGCGTCCCCAGGGAGGGCCTGTGCCGCCAGCCGGTCCTCACCCGCATCGGCGTGATGTCGCTCGTCAAGAAGAAG ATCCAGGAGTTTGAGCACATCAACGGGCGGTGGAGCCTTCCAGAGCTGAAGCCCGAGGTCAGCGTAGACAAATCCTCGTCCAGGGCCTCCTCTCCCGCCGTGAAGACGGCCACGCCCACCCCCGACGCCAGCTATAACAACACCCCGTGCACCTCCAAGCCAG CGACCCCGGCTCCGGCGGAGAAGCTGGAAAAGAacgggaaggagggagagaaggaggaggacaaggaggaagTTGAGGCCCcactggagaaggagagagacaaggagaaggaggaagggaaagaggTGGATGGCGGCAAGACTGGAGACCCTGAAGAG CTTTCCTCCTCGACAAAAGAGACGTCACAAAGCGCATCCCCCGGTCAAAGGAGCGAAGGCAAAGAAGACGGCGACCTGAAAGAGGGCGAGAAGAAAGAAGCGAGCGACGCTCCGGCCGCCGCAGCCGAAGAGACGAAGGCGCAGGAGGAGAGTAAAGAGGAGGCGAAGCAGCCGTCTAAGCAAGAAGAGGTCAAGGAAGAGAgatcag aaggagagaaggctgggggggagaaggaggaagccTCCGCGGCAACAGAAGCGACGGATGCCAAGGAAAAGACAGAGGTGACTGATGTGAAAAAAG AGGAGGTCAAAGGTGAAAAGGATGCTGGGAAAGAGGTCAAAGCCGCGAAGGAGGAGGCGCCCAAGGGTAACGGAAAGCCTCCGACTGAGCGACCTCGTTTCATGTTCAACATCGCGGATGGAGGCTTCACCG AGCTGCACACTCTCTGGCAGAACGAGGAGCGGGCTGCCATCTCCTCCGGGAAGATGAACGAGATCTGGCACCGCCGACACGACTTCTGGCTGCTGGCGGGAATCGTGAT ACATGGCTACGCTCGGTGGCAGGACATCCAGAACGACCCTCAGTTCGCCATCGTCAACGAGCCTTTCAAGTCGCAGGCGAATAAAGGCAACTTCCTGGAGATGAAGAACAAGTTCTTGGCTCGACGCTTCAAG CTGTTGGAGCAGGCGCTGGTGATCGAGGAGCAGTTGCGGCGGGCTGCTTACCTAAACATGACCCAGGACCCGAGCCACCCGGCCATGGCGCTCAACGCGCGCTTTGCGGAGGTGGAGTGCCTGGCGGAGTCGCACCAGCACCTCAGCAAGGAGTCGCTGGCGGGCAACAAGCCGGCCAACGCTGTCCTGCACAAAG TGTTGAACCagttggaggagctgctgagcGACATGAAGGCGGACGTGACTCGGCTACCGGCCACGCTGTCCAGGGTCCCGCCCATCGCCGCCCGCCTGCAAATGTCCGAGAGGAGCATCCTCAGCCGACTGGCCAGCAAGGGCACCGAGACGCACACCCCCCCG CCCATACCTCCGGGACCCTACGCCACACCGCAGAACTACGGAGCCCCCTTCACCCCGGCCCCCCCGAGCGCCCTGCACATGGGAGGGGCCAACTACAGTCAGATGCCGCCCGGAtccttcatatcag